In Synergistaceae bacterium, the following are encoded in one genomic region:
- a CDS encoding TIGR03960 family B12-binding radical SAM protein produces the protein MWPLLADIKRSSRYAGCEYGQIPAKDGEAVRFCLAFPDVYEIGMSYLGFQILYYLLKGLEHSDADRVYCPWTDLEEKIRLSGGTLASIEGGVPLNRFDVVGFTLQYELSYSNILTMLDLGRIPILSADRGDDDPLVAAGGVGAFAPEPLAPFIDFFCVGDGEVLLPKVTDVLFKARGRSREYKLASLAGIGGIYVPSLVECEYGPGGVSFRPRRGGGLSLPVRRASVESMDEAFLPEMLLVPSAGIVHDRVTVEIFRGCARGCRFCQAGMVGRPVRERSPGPLADRIVSLVDRTGWEEVGLLSLASCDYSGIEELVERLSPELESRNVKLGLPSLRMDAFSVNLAAGMGGMRRGGITFAPEAGTQRLRDVINKGVTEEDFESALRTAFSRGWDRVKLYFMMGLPTEIYDDLDGIVRLSRLAYSIGREYKKRTQVAVSLAGFVPKPHTPFQWEEQLPVEELRERGRHVKNSLSEGRRRITLKYHEPEQTFLEGVFARGDRRLAPVLLEAWRAGARFDGWSESFSLPTWMEAFDQAGVDPYWYVSRDRPEDEGLPWDHIHAGVDRDFLWRERLRSRQGILSPDCRVDGECSYAGENCQFCGACFRPAGASDG, from the coding sequence ATGTGGCCGCTCCTCGCCGATATAAAACGCTCTTCCCGGTATGCGGGGTGCGAATACGGACAGATCCCCGCGAAAGACGGCGAAGCGGTCCGCTTTTGTCTCGCCTTCCCGGATGTCTACGAGATAGGCATGAGCTATCTCGGCTTCCAGATCCTCTACTACCTGTTGAAAGGCCTTGAGCATTCAGACGCGGACAGGGTCTACTGTCCCTGGACCGACCTAGAGGAAAAGATCAGACTCTCCGGAGGCACTCTCGCCTCGATCGAGGGTGGCGTACCGTTGAACCGCTTCGACGTGGTGGGATTCACCCTTCAGTACGAGCTGAGCTACAGCAATATACTCACGATGCTCGACCTCGGGCGCATACCGATCCTGTCGGCCGACAGGGGAGACGACGACCCGTTGGTCGCAGCCGGTGGAGTCGGGGCGTTCGCCCCCGAGCCGCTGGCGCCCTTCATCGACTTCTTCTGCGTAGGAGACGGAGAGGTGCTGTTGCCTAAGGTGACAGACGTCCTGTTCAAGGCCAGGGGGCGCTCGCGGGAGTATAAGCTAGCCTCTCTCGCCGGGATCGGGGGGATCTACGTCCCCTCCCTTGTGGAGTGTGAGTACGGCCCTGGCGGAGTCTCATTCCGCCCGCGGCGAGGCGGCGGCCTGTCCCTTCCCGTCCGTCGCGCCTCGGTCGAGTCCATGGACGAAGCCTTCCTGCCGGAGATGCTCCTGGTGCCGTCAGCCGGGATAGTCCACGACAGGGTAACGGTCGAGATCTTTCGCGGATGCGCCAGGGGATGCAGGTTCTGCCAGGCGGGCATGGTCGGTAGACCCGTGAGAGAGCGCTCCCCCGGGCCGCTAGCCGACAGGATCGTCTCTCTTGTCGACAGGACCGGGTGGGAGGAGGTCGGCCTTCTGTCGTTGGCGTCATGCGACTATTCGGGCATAGAGGAGCTTGTCGAACGCCTGTCGCCGGAGCTGGAGTCGCGCAACGTCAAGCTCGGCCTGCCCAGCCTGCGGATGGACGCCTTCTCGGTGAATTTGGCCGCCGGTATGGGCGGGATGCGCAGGGGGGGCATAACCTTCGCGCCCGAGGCGGGAACCCAGCGCCTGCGCGACGTGATCAACAAGGGGGTCACGGAGGAGGACTTCGAGTCGGCCCTGCGCACTGCCTTCAGCCGCGGCTGGGACAGGGTGAAGCTCTACTTCATGATGGGCCTGCCCACGGAGATCTACGATGACCTGGACGGAATAGTCCGCCTCTCGCGGCTGGCATACTCCATCGGGCGCGAGTATAAAAAAAGAACACAGGTGGCCGTCTCATTGGCCGGATTCGTCCCCAAGCCGCACACTCCCTTCCAGTGGGAGGAGCAGCTCCCCGTCGAGGAGCTGCGAGAGAGAGGCAGGCACGTCAAGAATAGCCTCTCCGAGGGGAGGAGAAGGATAACCCTGAAGTATCACGAACCGGAGCAGACCTTCCTGGAGGGAGTCTTTGCCCGTGGGGACAGGCGGCTCGCCCCGGTGCTGCTTGAGGCTTGGAGGGCGGGCGCGCGTTTCGACGGATGGAGCGAGAGCTTCTCCCTCCCCACGTGGATGGAGGCCTTTGACCAGGCCGGTGTCGACCCGTACTGGTACGTCTCGCGCGACAGGCCCGAGGACGAGGGGCTGCCGTGGGATCACATACACGCGGGGGTGGACAGGGACTTCCTGTGGAGAGAGCGCCTCCGCTCACGACAGGGGATTCTTTCCCCGGACTGCCGCGTCGACGGCGAATGTTCGTACGCCGGTGAGAACTGCCAATTCTGCGGAGCGTGCTTCCGTCCCGCCGGAGCGAGCGATGGCTAG
- a CDS encoding DUF2344 domain-containing protein — protein sequence MARLRLTYAKRGRACFIPHIAIPSVFSRSGRRAGVEFELSEGFSPRPRISLGPELPVGVPALCEPLEVRVRAFSDYLMRSWDDALPPGFFFTGYRFVPEKDRDEARALSKLCEASSYILGLRGPDRTPLAAALEEMMEEGVVLNFHEAGRGLCRCIVERPSERGPGLLVKELRIRGIIEGWPEIFIFREAVGRLRAGSVTPLTPSVFSVDFLQRGGPFAEQL from the coding sequence ATGGCTAGGCTTCGCCTGACATACGCCAAGAGGGGCAGGGCATGCTTCATACCTCATATCGCGATTCCGAGCGTATTCTCCAGGAGCGGACGAAGGGCCGGGGTCGAGTTCGAGCTCTCAGAGGGCTTCTCGCCTCGTCCGAGGATAAGCCTCGGGCCGGAGCTCCCCGTGGGAGTGCCTGCTCTCTGCGAACCGCTCGAGGTCCGGGTCAGGGCATTCTCGGACTATCTGATGCGCTCCTGGGACGATGCCCTGCCCCCCGGTTTCTTCTTCACCGGGTACCGATTCGTCCCCGAGAAGGACAGGGACGAGGCAAGGGCGCTGAGCAAACTGTGCGAGGCGTCGTCCTACATCCTGGGCCTCAGGGGGCCCGACCGCACCCCTCTCGCCGCGGCCCTGGAGGAAATGATGGAGGAGGGCGTCGTTCTGAACTTCCATGAGGCGGGGCGGGGGCTCTGCCGCTGCATCGTGGAGAGGCCGTCCGAGAGAGGCCCCGGGCTTCTCGTGAAGGAACTGCGGATAAGAGGTATCATAGAGGGGTGGCCTGAAATTTTCATTTTTCGCGAAGCTGTGGGAAGGCTGAGGGCCGGCAGTGTAACGCCGCTTACGCCCTCTGTCTTCTCTGTTGATTTTCTTCAAAGGGGGGGTCCGTTTGCTGAACAACTCTGA
- a CDS encoding Rne/Rng family ribonuclease, whose product MKIIANCIDPEETRVAIVEEGKLADLFVERMWERQRTGEIYKARVESVLPGIHAAFVNLGDGRNAFLYLNDAKGLDLKPNNELLVQVTKTARKNKGARVTSRISLPGRYIVLVPGGNESGVSKRIVEEGERKRLKAIARELRGDFGIIVRTAAEGVDAESLAHDVEVQLALWREIEHAGGTQNAPCLLFKDLGLLGRILRDELNEQVSEIIVDGEEEYENVRSYLPGLCGGDPPDLSLYRGAVPLFEYYGVEKEIEASLERKVWLDSGAYLVIDHTEALTVIDVNTGKYVGKTDLRHTVLDANLEAASEIARQLRLRAIGGIVVIDFIDMDFEEDRSRLLRRLEEVFQADRYRARVFGVSQLGLVEITRKRARPDIRSTLTRSCPECGGVGWVFREDTIAMTIKRFLRKVSIANRSEAILLETNATVARHVFETYLPMWENELGLRLFIAAVPEYPWSKFRLDCQGALSRVERRIELMETREARIVVYRTSST is encoded by the coding sequence ATAAAGATAATAGCCAATTGCATAGACCCCGAGGAGACGAGGGTCGCCATCGTCGAGGAAGGTAAACTCGCGGACCTCTTCGTCGAGCGCATGTGGGAGCGCCAGAGGACGGGGGAGATATACAAGGCCCGCGTCGAGAGCGTGCTTCCGGGAATCCACGCCGCCTTCGTCAACCTGGGGGACGGCAGGAACGCCTTCCTCTACCTGAACGACGCCAAGGGGCTGGACCTGAAGCCCAACAACGAGCTTCTCGTCCAGGTCACCAAGACGGCCAGGAAGAACAAGGGCGCGAGGGTGACCTCCCGGATCTCCCTTCCGGGCAGGTACATAGTGCTTGTGCCGGGCGGCAACGAGTCGGGCGTCTCCAAGAGGATAGTCGAAGAGGGGGAGAGAAAGCGCCTGAAGGCGATAGCCAGGGAGCTGAGGGGGGACTTCGGGATCATCGTCCGCACCGCCGCGGAGGGGGTAGACGCCGAGTCCCTGGCGCACGACGTCGAGGTTCAGCTTGCCCTGTGGCGCGAGATCGAGCACGCCGGCGGGACGCAGAACGCCCCGTGCCTCCTGTTCAAGGACCTGGGGCTGCTCGGAAGGATACTCCGCGACGAGCTGAACGAGCAAGTCTCGGAGATCATAGTGGACGGCGAGGAGGAATACGAGAACGTCCGGAGCTATCTGCCCGGGCTGTGCGGCGGGGATCCACCGGACCTGTCGCTCTACAGGGGAGCCGTCCCCCTGTTCGAGTACTACGGGGTAGAGAAGGAGATAGAAGCCTCACTCGAGCGGAAGGTATGGCTCGACTCCGGGGCTTACCTGGTGATAGACCACACGGAGGCCCTGACTGTCATAGACGTGAACACGGGGAAGTACGTGGGCAAAACCGACCTTCGCCACACGGTGCTGGACGCCAACTTGGAGGCTGCGTCGGAGATAGCCAGGCAGCTCCGGCTTAGGGCGATCGGGGGCATCGTGGTGATCGACTTCATCGACATGGATTTCGAGGAGGATCGGTCACGCCTGCTGAGAAGGCTCGAGGAGGTCTTCCAGGCCGACAGGTATCGAGCCAGGGTCTTCGGTGTCTCGCAGCTCGGCCTCGTAGAGATAACGAGAAAGCGTGCCAGGCCGGACATACGCTCCACTCTCACCCGAAGCTGTCCCGAGTGCGGGGGGGTGGGATGGGTCTTCCGCGAGGACACCATCGCGATGACCATAAAGCGTTTTCTGAGAAAGGTCTCGATCGCCAACAGATCCGAGGCCATCCTGCTGGAGACCAATGCCACCGTCGCCAGGCACGTGTTCGAGACCTACCTCCCCATGTGGGAGAACGAGCTGGGGCTCAGGCTCTTCATAGCCGCCGTGCCGGAATACCCCTGGAGCAAGTTCAGACTGGACTGCCAGGGTGCTCTGTCGAGGGTGGAACGCCGCATTGAGCTGATGGAGACGCGGGAGGCTCGTATCGTTGTTTATAGAACGTCTTCGACTTAA
- a CDS encoding chromosome segregation protein SMC yields MFIERLRLKGFKSFGRAADLPLSPGFTAIVGPNGSGKSNLLDALRWVLGEGAPQRLRVVRQGDLLFAGSASVPAAARTEVSVTLSSHGSSRVEGSPPDCLIRRSYSQETGTVLTVDGTRVRLSDLDEVKRRWRLEGDRFAFIGQGEVAEAVHQRPAERRSHLEVLFGIDLFRKKRDETFAKLASASESALHLSALAAELEARRREIAPSVEKARAARGVMDQLEEGRRTHYFWRRRLLEETRASLEEELSGLLGREELLVFWERLWAEARAQVARRMEEGQGCLRSLAGCRNELRARREALGRGCFASAAAIKELLARRRSLAEELRQESSRVSVLESERKELRARERDLSGRAAALGEERERIVEALVEKRRAMEEEAERRESAAASAASLSGELEALRSRIMAGRSFLSASEADIEEADLAAESARKALESTNERLRLLEKRAPGLVEAHNDILARCRATGGALQSSRRESSALERRLEDLRVEEDSFYPAPVRFLSAATKLGRLPVSMSIAAEAFSCPPKIAPALEAYLGGRQFWILVETLEEAGRCIDMLKERNAGRATFLPLERSRPRSPARRFALPERGVVGWAADLVTADPRWSPAVMHLLGDLFIVEEYSDGAIMVKQGATFPIATLEGEVFSPGGSVSGGRSRAAAGAIERRNRIAAAEESLNVLRSRIEELSLALEKEEALERIRAGERDESSRAIRDAGKGAEEHQAKLDAELARRGRLLESRRAGEEELLEWERLASELEARIDALSPVPEEESEDDDLATLPKELARMESEGALLAERLSSVRALCERSDEEIGRAMERRSALVEEEGASLAREKEEREKLSRRGKEQHALFIELGEIDAEMARTSELGRSLAARAEAVSTRAVKSAERAASFKVRSEAVERRIGEVASDLSALIDANEESFTYDPSRAPRGEEGQAIASSVKRLERELASLGPIDWGALSEGDALDGRVSYLNEQIADVRAAIGELKGIIDETDRYVATVFSEALGSINIRFDSLFRRLFGGGEARLQLSAPRGAREDDEESQEAVSAEWDRGVEIVARPPGKHLQYLAQLSGGEQTLTAIAYLFAAMEAAGVPLAVLDEVDAALDESNLLRFGELAREYARPGGMQLVAMTHRRATMERADILYGVTLDEPGLSKVVGIKIDDWVEPKGGALKAEPSAGRRS; encoded by the coding sequence TTGTTTATAGAACGTCTTCGACTTAAGGGCTTCAAGAGTTTCGGCCGTGCCGCCGACCTGCCTCTCTCCCCCGGTTTTACCGCGATAGTCGGCCCCAACGGGAGCGGCAAGAGCAACCTGCTCGACGCCCTTCGGTGGGTGCTGGGCGAGGGAGCACCGCAACGCCTGCGCGTGGTCAGACAGGGGGATCTGCTATTCGCCGGCAGCGCCTCCGTCCCCGCGGCTGCGCGCACCGAGGTCTCGGTGACTTTGAGCTCGCACGGGTCGTCGCGCGTGGAGGGCTCGCCGCCGGACTGCCTGATCAGGAGAAGCTACTCGCAGGAGACGGGGACGGTCCTCACGGTGGACGGCACGCGAGTCCGCCTCTCCGACCTGGACGAGGTGAAGCGCAGATGGCGGCTGGAGGGCGACAGGTTCGCCTTCATAGGACAGGGGGAGGTCGCCGAGGCCGTCCACCAGCGCCCGGCCGAGAGAAGGTCTCACCTTGAGGTCCTGTTCGGCATTGACCTCTTCCGCAAAAAGAGGGACGAGACCTTCGCAAAGCTCGCGTCGGCGTCCGAGTCCGCCCTTCACCTGTCCGCCCTGGCCGCGGAGCTCGAGGCCCGCAGGCGGGAGATAGCGCCTTCGGTCGAAAAGGCGCGCGCGGCGAGGGGCGTCATGGACCAGCTGGAGGAGGGGAGGCGGACCCACTACTTCTGGAGACGCCGCCTGCTGGAGGAGACCCGCGCCTCCCTGGAGGAGGAGCTGAGCGGCCTGCTGGGGCGAGAGGAGCTTCTAGTCTTCTGGGAGAGGCTGTGGGCCGAGGCCAGGGCGCAGGTCGCGCGGAGAATGGAGGAGGGGCAGGGGTGCCTTCGGAGTCTGGCCGGGTGCCGGAACGAGCTCCGGGCGCGCCGCGAGGCCCTGGGGAGGGGCTGCTTCGCCTCGGCCGCGGCGATCAAGGAGCTTCTCGCCAGGCGCAGGTCTCTTGCCGAGGAGCTGAGGCAGGAGTCGTCCCGGGTCTCGGTGCTGGAGTCGGAGAGAAAGGAGCTTCGCGCCAGGGAGAGAGACCTCTCCGGCAGGGCAGCCGCCCTGGGAGAGGAGAGGGAGAGAATCGTCGAAGCTCTTGTTGAAAAGCGCAGGGCGATGGAGGAGGAGGCGGAGCGCAGGGAGAGTGCCGCCGCCTCGGCTGCATCCCTGTCGGGGGAGCTGGAGGCGCTGAGATCGAGGATCATGGCCGGGAGGTCCTTCCTGTCGGCATCCGAGGCCGACATCGAGGAAGCGGACCTTGCCGCCGAATCCGCCCGAAAGGCCCTGGAATCCACCAACGAACGATTACGGCTGCTGGAAAAAAGAGCTCCCGGGCTGGTAGAGGCCCACAACGACATCCTCGCCCGGTGCAGGGCGACGGGCGGCGCTCTTCAATCATCACGCAGGGAGTCGTCGGCCCTCGAGAGGCGCCTGGAGGATCTCCGCGTGGAAGAGGACTCTTTCTACCCCGCTCCCGTCCGCTTCCTGTCGGCGGCGACGAAGCTCGGAAGGCTCCCCGTGAGCATGAGCATCGCCGCGGAGGCCTTCTCCTGCCCGCCTAAGATCGCCCCCGCTCTGGAGGCCTACCTGGGAGGACGGCAGTTCTGGATTCTTGTCGAGACGCTGGAGGAGGCGGGAAGGTGCATAGACATGCTAAAGGAGCGCAACGCGGGCAGGGCGACCTTCCTCCCGCTGGAGCGCAGCCGCCCGAGATCCCCGGCGCGTCGATTCGCCCTGCCCGAGAGAGGCGTCGTCGGCTGGGCCGCTGACCTGGTCACCGCCGACCCTCGCTGGTCGCCCGCGGTCATGCACCTGCTCGGCGACCTGTTCATAGTCGAGGAGTACAGTGACGGAGCGATCATGGTGAAACAGGGCGCGACTTTCCCCATAGCCACCCTGGAGGGAGAGGTCTTCTCCCCCGGCGGTTCGGTGAGCGGGGGCCGCTCCCGCGCTGCCGCGGGCGCGATAGAGAGAAGGAATCGCATCGCGGCGGCGGAGGAGAGCCTGAACGTGCTGAGGAGCAGGATCGAAGAGCTGTCGCTCGCCCTCGAGAAGGAGGAGGCCCTGGAGCGCATTCGTGCCGGCGAGAGGGACGAAAGCTCCCGGGCCATCCGGGATGCCGGGAAGGGGGCCGAGGAGCACCAAGCGAAACTGGACGCGGAGCTCGCGAGGAGGGGGCGGCTGCTCGAATCGAGGCGGGCCGGCGAGGAGGAGCTTCTCGAGTGGGAGAGGCTTGCCTCGGAGCTGGAGGCCCGTATCGACGCACTGTCGCCTGTGCCGGAGGAGGAGTCCGAGGATGACGACCTGGCGACTCTTCCGAAGGAGCTGGCCAGGATGGAGTCGGAGGGCGCCCTGCTGGCCGAGCGCCTGTCGAGCGTCCGGGCCCTGTGCGAGCGAAGCGACGAGGAGATCGGTCGCGCCATGGAGCGTAGGTCGGCCCTCGTAGAGGAAGAGGGAGCCTCGTTGGCTCGAGAGAAGGAGGAGCGAGAGAAACTGTCTCGCAGGGGAAAAGAGCAGCATGCTCTCTTCATCGAGCTCGGGGAGATCGACGCCGAGATGGCTCGTACATCGGAACTGGGACGCTCCCTGGCAGCCCGCGCGGAGGCTGTATCGACGAGGGCCGTCAAATCGGCGGAGAGGGCGGCCTCCTTCAAGGTTCGATCGGAGGCCGTCGAACGCAGGATCGGCGAGGTTGCCTCGGACCTCTCCGCCCTTATCGATGCCAACGAGGAGTCCTTCACCTACGACCCCTCCCGCGCGCCGAGGGGAGAGGAGGGGCAGGCGATAGCCTCCTCCGTCAAGAGGCTTGAAAGGGAGCTCGCCTCGCTCGGCCCGATCGACTGGGGAGCTCTTTCGGAGGGAGATGCGCTCGACGGCCGCGTCTCATACCTCAACGAGCAGATAGCGGATGTCAGAGCGGCGATAGGGGAGCTCAAGGGGATAATAGACGAGACGGACCGGTATGTCGCCACGGTCTTCTCGGAGGCCTTGGGCAGCATCAACATCCGCTTCGACTCCCTCTTTCGCAGGCTCTTCGGAGGCGGAGAGGCCAGACTTCAGCTGTCGGCGCCCAGGGGCGCTCGCGAGGATGACGAGGAATCGCAGGAGGCCGTAAGCGCGGAGTGGGACAGGGGAGTGGAGATAGTCGCCCGTCCCCCGGGAAAGCACCTTCAGTACCTGGCGCAGCTCTCGGGGGGGGAGCAGACCCTGACGGCGATCGCCTACCTGTTCGCGGCGATGGAGGCTGCGGGAGTTCCCCTCGCGGTTCTGGACGAGGTGGACGCGGCGCTCGACGAGTCCAACCTTCTGCGCTTCGGGGAGCTCGCGCGGGAGTACGCCCGTCCCGGAGGGATGCAGCTGGTGGCAATGACCCACAGGAGGGCGACAATGGAGAGGGCCGACATACTCTACGGGGTGACCCTTGACGAGCCCGGCCTCTCCAAGGTCGTCGGGATAAAGATAGACGACTGGGTGGAGCCCAAGGGGGGCGCCTTGAAGGCCGAACCCTCGGCGGGGAGGAGATCCTGA
- a CDS encoding methyltransferase → MKDDGTVSHVSRDSLTLGDLSLDQPEDGPRVNADTILLASYVRDTFSGARGGRDVLDMGCATGAIALILARRFPELRSIKGMDIQGGLVALARENARRNRLEDRVSFIEGDLRDIRGLLPAQSFDVVVSNPPYESPGSGRLSASRSDMVARQEVSCTLDELASSCRYLLRNRGRLYLVFKADRLSELLATLSRRGLEPKRARMVHPLRGRKASVVLVESLRGGRPGMIIEPPLFVHEEDGGYTEEFLSAYREDGLSCST, encoded by the coding sequence ATGAAAGACGACGGCACAGTGAGCCACGTATCCCGCGACTCTCTGACCCTGGGCGACCTGTCCCTCGACCAGCCCGAGGACGGTCCCAGGGTAAACGCGGACACCATACTGCTGGCCTCCTACGTTCGCGACACCTTCTCCGGGGCGAGAGGCGGCAGGGACGTGCTGGACATGGGGTGCGCCACCGGAGCCATCGCTCTCATCCTCGCTCGCCGCTTTCCGGAGCTACGGTCCATCAAGGGGATGGACATACAGGGAGGACTTGTCGCTCTTGCGAGGGAGAACGCGCGCAGGAACCGCCTCGAGGACAGGGTCTCGTTCATCGAGGGCGACCTTCGCGACATCAGGGGGCTCCTCCCGGCCCAGTCCTTCGACGTCGTCGTCTCGAACCCTCCTTACGAGTCCCCCGGAAGCGGACGCCTCAGCGCCTCCCGGTCGGACATGGTCGCCAGGCAGGAGGTGTCGTGCACCCTGGACGAACTGGCCTCCTCCTGCCGCTACCTGCTGCGTAACCGCGGAAGGCTCTACCTCGTCTTCAAGGCCGATAGGCTGAGCGAGCTGCTGGCGACCCTCTCGCGCCGGGGCCTGGAGCCGAAGCGCGCCAGGATGGTGCACCCTCTCAGGGGGCGCAAGGCGTCGGTCGTGCTGGTGGAGTCGCTCAGGGGCGGCAGGCCCGGCATGATAATCGAGCCCCCCCTATTCGTGCACGAGGAAGACGGCGGATACACGGAGGAGTTCCTCAGCGCCTACAGGGAGGACGGCCTCTCTTGCTCTACATAG
- the rsmI gene encoding 16S rRNA (cytidine(1402)-2'-O)-methyltransferase — MTARGARVLSEVDFIACEDTRTSLKLLRSMGISKQLVAYHSFNERGRAESILERLSRGESCALISDAGTPGISDPGYELIRRCIEAGIEITALPGPTAFVPALVLSGLPPYPFLFHGFLPDGRGDRERAIQSVAGLPWTLIFYVSPHKAGKHILHLAEILGDRRAALVREISKVYEEARRGTLSALAESVSGGVRGELVLVVEGASGDRGDTEGDWMERARELAESGLSSREVVKTLSREYSVSKNEVKSFLYRECGKEGQE; from the coding sequence ATGACGGCGAGGGGTGCGCGAGTGCTGTCTGAGGTCGACTTCATCGCCTGCGAGGACACGAGGACCTCCCTCAAGCTGCTGCGAAGCATGGGCATCTCCAAGCAGCTGGTGGCGTACCATTCCTTCAACGAGAGGGGCAGGGCCGAGTCGATCCTGGAAAGGCTGTCGAGAGGCGAGAGCTGCGCCCTTATCTCCGACGCCGGCACCCCCGGAATCTCGGACCCCGGCTACGAGCTGATCCGCAGGTGCATCGAGGCCGGGATCGAGATCACGGCGCTCCCCGGCCCGACGGCCTTTGTACCAGCTCTCGTCCTGTCGGGCCTGCCCCCCTACCCCTTCCTCTTCCACGGCTTTCTTCCAGACGGCAGGGGGGACCGGGAGAGGGCGATACAGTCAGTCGCGGGGCTCCCGTGGACGCTGATCTTCTACGTCTCGCCCCACAAGGCCGGGAAGCACATCCTCCACCTTGCGGAAATCCTGGGCGACCGAAGGGCCGCTCTTGTACGCGAGATCAGCAAGGTCTACGAGGAGGCGAGGCGGGGGACCCTGTCCGCACTGGCCGAGTCAGTCTCGGGCGGGGTCAGGGGAGAGCTGGTCCTTGTCGTCGAGGGCGCCTCCGGGGACCGGGGCGACACTGAGGGCGACTGGATGGAGAGGGCGCGCGAGCTCGCCGAAAGCGGCCTGTCGTCCAGGGAGGTTGTAAAAACCCTCTCAAGGGAGTATTCTGTATCGAAAAACGAGGTAAAATCCTTTCTCTACCGGGAGTGCGGCAAGGAAGGGCAGGAGTAG